A single window of Mycobacteriales bacterium DNA harbors:
- a CDS encoding alcohol dehydrogenase catalytic domain-containing protein, protein MRAVVYRGERDVRVEDVPEPELVAPDDAIVRVRKAAICGSDLHFFHGRVPGVFEGTVVGHEYVGTVVAVGDAVTRFRTGDEVVGSFQIACGTCDPCRKGRFNLCDDLGVLGYGIFVGDLAGAQAEYVRVPHADVNLLTVPSGLSPEQALFAGDILTTGWYAAGIAPVHEGDDVVVVGAGPVGTFAATAARAMGAGRVVAVDLVPARLELAASLGAVPVNSAERAPAVAVEDILGGMADVVIETVGLPPALDTAIDCVRAGGTVSVIGVHTEFQHPLPLANLFTRNVTLRFGGSCNVQGWWERALAAIAAGQADPTVIVTHRLPLDDAAEGYRLFDSKEAMKVVLEVSD, encoded by the coding sequence ATGAGAGCGGTGGTGTACCGGGGCGAACGGGACGTACGGGTCGAGGACGTGCCGGAGCCGGAGCTGGTGGCGCCGGACGACGCGATCGTGCGGGTGCGGAAGGCGGCGATCTGCGGCAGCGACCTGCACTTCTTCCACGGCCGGGTGCCGGGCGTGTTCGAGGGGACGGTCGTCGGCCACGAGTACGTCGGCACGGTGGTCGCGGTCGGGGACGCGGTGACGCGGTTCCGGACGGGCGACGAGGTCGTCGGGTCGTTCCAGATCGCCTGCGGCACCTGCGACCCGTGCCGCAAGGGGCGGTTCAACCTCTGCGACGACCTCGGGGTGCTCGGCTACGGCATCTTCGTCGGCGACCTGGCGGGGGCGCAGGCGGAGTACGTCCGCGTCCCCCACGCCGACGTCAACCTGCTCACCGTGCCGTCGGGGCTGTCGCCGGAGCAGGCGCTGTTCGCGGGCGACATCCTCACGACCGGCTGGTACGCCGCCGGGATCGCGCCGGTGCACGAGGGCGACGACGTCGTCGTGGTCGGCGCCGGGCCGGTGGGGACGTTCGCGGCGACGGCGGCGCGGGCGATGGGCGCGGGCCGCGTGGTCGCGGTCGACCTGGTGCCGGCCCGGCTGGAGCTGGCTGCGTCGCTCGGCGCCGTTCCGGTCAACAGCGCCGAACGCGCTCCCGCCGTGGCGGTGGAGGACATCCTCGGCGGCATGGCCGACGTGGTGATCGAGACGGTGGGGCTGCCGCCGGCGCTGGACACGGCGATCGACTGCGTCCGGGCGGGCGGGACGGTGTCGGTGATCGGCGTGCACACGGAGTTCCAGCACCCGCTGCCGCTCGCGAACCTGTTCACCCGCAACGTCACGCTCCGCTTCGGCGGCTCCTGCAACGTGCAGGGCTGGTGGGAGCGCGCGCTGGCGGCGATCGCGGCGGGGCAGGCCGACCCGACGGTGATCGTCACGCACCGGCTGCCGCTGGACGACGCGGCGGAGGGGTACCGGCTGTTCGACAGCAAGGAGGCGATGAAGGTCGTGCTGGAGGTCAGCGACTGA
- a CDS encoding FAD-dependent monooxygenase yields GLIGLSARNAGIDLAQLTRDAVTRMTFSKDGRQAYTRRARGGRPVFRLVMRADLDAALVARAVDAGAELRTGVAVRALAESGDAVTVSLAGGEDVTAAYVVGADGTGGRTGGYVGVRLAQVDVGLEGEFATPPERAAYWRGRAQIDWGPVPGSYGWVFPKGSLLTVGVIGPRERGDELRAYYAAFVRRLGLGEPETFAGHLTRCREPGSPLARGRVLVAGDAAGLLEPWTREGISYALRSGRAAGLAAAAGDPAAYARYVEAELAPEMDAGRAFLAAFERNRQAFHGFLASVPGGWRLFSRLVAGETTLARQVRKPHVRAVLRALSR; encoded by the coding sequence GCGGGCTGATCGGCCTCTCCGCCCGCAACGCCGGCATCGACCTCGCGCAGCTGACGCGCGACGCGGTGACCCGGATGACGTTCAGCAAGGACGGGCGGCAGGCCTACACCCGCCGCGCCCGCGGCGGCCGGCCGGTGTTCCGGCTGGTGATGCGCGCCGACCTCGACGCGGCGCTCGTCGCGCGCGCCGTCGACGCGGGCGCGGAGCTGCGCACCGGGGTCGCCGTCCGCGCGCTGGCCGAGTCCGGCGATGCGGTCACCGTCTCGCTCGCGGGCGGCGAGGACGTGACTGCCGCGTACGTCGTCGGCGCCGACGGCACCGGCGGGCGCACCGGCGGCTACGTCGGCGTCCGGCTGGCGCAGGTCGACGTCGGGCTGGAGGGGGAGTTCGCGACGCCGCCGGAGCGGGCGGCGTACTGGCGCGGCCGCGCGCAGATCGACTGGGGCCCGGTGCCCGGCTCGTACGGCTGGGTCTTCCCGAAGGGGTCGCTGCTCACCGTCGGCGTCATCGGCCCGCGCGAGCGCGGCGACGAGCTGCGCGCGTACTACGCGGCGTTCGTCCGGCGGCTCGGGCTCGGCGAGCCGGAGACGTTCGCCGGGCACCTCACCCGCTGCCGCGAGCCGGGGTCGCCGTTGGCGCGCGGCCGAGTCCTCGTCGCCGGCGACGCCGCCGGCCTGCTCGAGCCGTGGACCCGCGAGGGCATCTCCTACGCCCTCCGCTCCGGCCGCGCCGCCGGCCTCGCGGCGGCGGCCGGCGACCCGGCGGCGTACGCGCGCTACGTCGAGGCGGAGCTGGCGCCGGAGATGGACGCGGGCCGGGCGTTCCTCGCGGCGTTCGAGCGGAACCGCCAGGCGTTCCACGGCTTCCTCGCGTCGGTGCCGGGCGGCTGGCGGCTGTTCTCGCGGCTGGTCGCGGGGGAGACGACGCTGGCGCGGCAGGTGCGCAAGCCGCACGTGCGCGCCGTCCTGCGCGCCCTCAGTCGCTGA